One window of Anaerolineales bacterium genomic DNA carries:
- the gpmA gene encoding 2,3-diphosphoglycerate-dependent phosphoglycerate mutase translates to MYKLVLVRHGQSTWNLENRFTGWTDVDLTERGKAEAAEAARLLLDGKYDFDIAYTSVLKRAVKTLNIIQDLMDLDWLPVVRAWQLNERHYGSLQGLNKAEMAEKFGEAQVKIWRRSYDVPPPALKLTDERHPRFDRRYASLTPGQLPATESLKITLERVLPYWNSTLAPEIRSGRRVLVVAHGNSIRAMVKYLDNISESEITELNIPTGLPLVYELDKDLKPIRNYYLGDPAEAAKKAAAVANQGKAK, encoded by the coding sequence ATGTATAAACTCGTTCTGGTCCGTCACGGACAAAGCACCTGGAATCTCGAAAACCGCTTCACCGGCTGGACGGATGTCGACCTGACCGAACGCGGTAAAGCCGAAGCCGCCGAAGCGGCAAGACTCCTGCTCGATGGAAAGTATGATTTCGACATCGCCTACACCTCGGTCTTGAAGCGCGCTGTCAAAACCTTGAACATCATCCAGGATCTGATGGATCTCGATTGGCTGCCCGTCGTCCGCGCGTGGCAGTTGAACGAACGTCATTACGGCTCCCTGCAGGGATTGAACAAGGCTGAGATGGCGGAAAAATTCGGTGAGGCGCAGGTGAAGATCTGGAGGCGGTCATATGATGTTCCTCCGCCCGCATTGAAGTTGACCGATGAGCGTCATCCGCGTTTTGACCGACGTTACGCCTCTTTGACTCCCGGGCAGTTGCCGGCCACCGAGTCGCTTAAGATTACGCTGGAACGTGTGCTGCCATATTGGAATTCAACCCTTGCGCCGGAGATCAGATCTGGCAGGCGCGTTCTTGTTGTTGCGCACGGAAATTCCATCCGCGCCATGGTGAAATATCTCGACAATATCTCTGAATCTGAGATCACCGAATTGAACATTCCCACTGGCTTGCCATTGGTCTATGAACTTGATAAAGACTTGAAGCCCATCAGGAATTATTATCTCGGCGACCCTGCAGAAGCCGCCAAAAAAGCGGCTGCCGTCGCCAACCAGGGTAAGGCGAAATAG